The Saprospiraceae bacterium genome includes a window with the following:
- a CDS encoding lauroyl acyltransferase codes for MIGYIFFRLSTALFSAIPFAILYKISDFLSWFLYNAVRYRRDVVEKQLKASFPEKTDDDLTKIAKKSYANLGDIIVESLKGFTMPKSEFLKRYHFVNPELSLKYTQQGRCVIHSAAHYGNWEWGVITYALSFPIPSLGFYKPLSNKYSEKYAAKKRGRFGFIMVPIQNTSKAFDQYKNNGATFVLVSDQSTWSDNAHWVNFLGQDTACPPGADKYSRKLSCPVFYVHIQRMSRGHYDVTLHELTDGTEELAEGIVTQRFMKKLESILQERPEDWIWSHKRWKNKRVKEQ; via the coding sequence ATGATCGGTTATATCTTTTTCAGATTGTCTACAGCATTGTTCAGTGCAATACCATTTGCAATCTTGTATAAAATATCGGATTTTTTATCCTGGTTTTTGTACAATGCCGTACGATACAGAAGAGATGTAGTAGAAAAGCAACTCAAAGCAAGTTTTCCGGAAAAAACGGATGATGATCTAACAAAAATAGCAAAAAAATCCTATGCTAATCTCGGAGATATAATAGTAGAAAGCCTCAAGGGTTTTACGATGCCCAAATCTGAATTTCTCAAAAGGTACCACTTTGTCAATCCTGAATTGTCCCTGAAATATACCCAACAAGGAAGATGCGTCATCCACTCAGCTGCACACTACGGAAACTGGGAATGGGGAGTCATAACTTATGCCTTATCTTTTCCAATTCCATCTTTAGGTTTTTACAAGCCCTTGTCAAATAAATACAGCGAGAAGTATGCTGCAAAAAAGCGAGGCAGGTTTGGTTTTATCATGGTTCCTATACAAAATACATCCAAAGCTTTTGATCAATATAAAAACAATGGTGCAACCTTTGTCCTTGTCAGTGACCAAAGTACCTGGTCGGATAACGCTCACTGGGTGAACTTTTTAGGGCAGGACACTGCTTGCCCACCCGGAGCGGACAAATATTCCAGAAAGCTTAGTTGTCCGGTTTTCTATGTGCATATACAACGTATGTCCCGTGGTCACTATGATGTTACTTTGCATGAGCTTACTGATGGAACAGAAGAACTTGCTGAAGGTATAGTCACTCAAAGGTTTATGAAAAAACTGGAATCAATCCTTCAGGAAAGACCCGAAGACTGGATTTGGTCTCACAAGAGATGGAAGAATAAACGTGTTAAAGAGCAATAG
- a CDS encoding MMPL family transporter produces MFLNHRNAIIIFFAFLTIISGYYTTKLQFSFSFDQFFPIGDPDLEYYKKFTKDFETDDNFLLIAIENKPSVFDSVFLARFHDVSLKVRDLPFVKKTQSITQLEYPVKTPFGYSLLPFIHIDDPEYYPSDKQNVTNDERIVNSLIDSAATSLVIFVKTDENLDILSSRILTERLDSLLLVSGFSDKAHILGRAYFQRELVDFQKREMMMAFMASLILVTFIMVVLYRKPIGIIISLGSIALGLLLFTGYLGFVGAELSVISALFPVIMLIVGSSDVIHIFSKYVDELNKGNDQKHAMRITIREIGAATFMTSFTTAIGFASLATSKLLTIQQFGLHAAVGVIIAFVTVILFTTSALSYFNKDKIIRSQNHDRRWSSLMEWIVSINMTKATIIFKTSFVLIIIFILGTSMISTNYRLEDNLPRGAKVTQSFQFFEKNYAGFRPLEFAITAKGQHLADDYEVLKEVNKLEEKIRSTGIIRSSISLATLYKSINKMNSGNQDSTYSFPKTKEEYENSKRLVQRMKNDDANILLSTDKTKTRISSRVTDIGADNIKKLGEELDTWSLQHLDTSLIEVKRTGTGLILDKNSVYVTSSLLKGLGFSIFIISLFMGWIFRSFKMVIIALIPNLLPLLLAAAILGFFHIDLEAGISVMFTIIFGIAVDDSIHILARYRICKSNGMNTNAAVRVSLMETGKAVIITTIVLFFGFFAMIFSVNPPTFTIGLLISVTLLGALICDLFLLPALLLRFYKD; encoded by the coding sequence ATGTTTTTAAATCATCGAAATGCAATCATTATTTTTTTCGCATTTTTAACCATCATTAGTGGTTACTATACTACCAAACTGCAATTCAGTTTTTCATTTGACCAATTTTTTCCTATCGGAGATCCGGATCTGGAATACTATAAAAAATTTACAAAAGACTTTGAAACAGATGATAACTTCCTGCTCATAGCCATAGAGAATAAACCTTCTGTTTTTGACTCTGTATTCCTTGCAAGATTTCATGATGTCAGCCTGAAAGTGAGGGATTTGCCATTTGTGAAAAAAACACAGTCCATCACCCAACTTGAGTATCCGGTGAAAACGCCCTTTGGCTACTCACTGCTTCCGTTTATACACATAGACGACCCTGAATACTATCCTTCAGACAAACAAAATGTCACTAATGACGAACGAATAGTGAATAGCCTGATTGATAGTGCAGCCACATCTTTGGTCATCTTTGTAAAAACCGATGAAAACCTTGATATCCTGTCTTCACGGATATTGACAGAAAGATTGGACTCGTTGCTTCTTGTTTCTGGGTTTTCTGATAAGGCTCATATTTTAGGTCGTGCCTATTTTCAGAGAGAACTCGTTGATTTTCAGAAGAGAGAAATGATGATGGCATTTATGGCTTCACTGATCCTGGTTACATTTATTATGGTAGTTTTATACAGAAAACCTATAGGTATCATCATCTCTTTGGGCAGCATTGCTTTAGGTTTGTTATTGTTTACGGGTTATTTAGGTTTTGTAGGTGCGGAATTAAGTGTGATCTCAGCACTATTTCCTGTCATCATGCTGATAGTAGGGTCATCTGATGTTATCCATATTTTTTCCAAATATGTAGATGAACTCAATAAGGGGAATGATCAGAAGCATGCTATGAGAATAACCATAAGGGAGATTGGTGCAGCTACTTTTATGACATCATTTACTACAGCTATAGGTTTCGCTTCTTTAGCAACATCAAAACTGCTGACCATACAACAATTCGGTCTTCATGCTGCCGTAGGTGTCATTATTGCTTTTGTAACGGTGATTTTATTTACTACTTCGGCTTTATCGTATTTTAATAAAGATAAAATTATTAGAAGCCAAAATCATGACCGAAGATGGTCATCATTGATGGAATGGATAGTTTCTATAAATATGACTAAAGCAACTATCATTTTTAAAACATCATTTGTACTGATTATAATTTTTATCCTGGGCACGAGCATGATCAGCACAAATTACAGACTTGAAGATAATTTGCCTCGAGGAGCGAAGGTCACACAGTCATTTCAATTTTTTGAAAAGAACTATGCCGGATTCAGGCCTTTGGAATTTGCCATCACAGCTAAGGGGCAACATCTCGCTGATGATTATGAAGTATTGAAAGAAGTAAATAAGCTTGAGGAAAAAATAAGATCAACCGGTATCATAAGGTCGAGTATTTCATTAGCCACATTGTATAAGAGTATCAATAAGATGAATTCCGGAAATCAGGATTCAACGTACTCTTTCCCGAAAACGAAGGAAGAATATGAAAATTCCAAAAGGCTCGTTCAGCGCATGAAAAATGATGATGCTAATATTCTTTTGAGTACTGATAAAACAAAAACACGGATATCATCAAGAGTGACAGATATCGGTGCAGATAACATTAAAAAACTTGGAGAAGAACTCGATACCTGGTCTTTGCAACATCTTGACACAAGCCTGATTGAAGTCAAACGAACCGGAACCGGATTAATACTTGATAAAAATTCTGTTTATGTGACATCAAGTTTATTAAAGGGATTGGGCTTTTCTATATTCATCATATCACTTTTTATGGGATGGATATTCCGATCATTCAAGATGGTCATTATAGCTCTGATTCCCAATCTTTTACCTCTTTTGCTCGCTGCTGCCATCCTTGGATTTTTTCATATTGATCTGGAGGCGGGTATCTCAGTGATGTTTACCATTATTTTTGGTATTGCCGTTGATGATTCTATTCATATTCTTGCCAGATACAGAATTTGTAAATCTAACGGCATGAATACAAATGCTGCGGTGAGGGTTTCTCTGATGGAGACAGGCAAAGCGGTCATCATTACCACTATTGTGCTTTTTTTCGGATTTTTTGCAATGATTTTTTCAGTCAACCCTCCGACATTTACAATAGGTTTATTGATATCTGTGACTCTATTAGGGGCTTTAATTTGTGATTTGTTTCTACTGCCTGCTTTACTTCTTCGTTTTTACAAAGATTAG
- the rplQ gene encoding 50S ribosomal protein L17 gives MRHGKKFNHLGRKKGHRDALLLNMANSLILHKRITTTLAKAKALRVFVEPIITRCKDNTTHSRRMVFADLQNKNVIIELFDNVAPKVADRPGGYCRIIKTGFRKGDGAETAMIELVDFNDVMKAKTATTKAGTRRSRRKGGSGDITGAGAVAGVATASAAAAVVAPEVIDEIASNEEE, from the coding sequence ATGAGACACGGTAAAAAATTTAACCATCTGGGTAGAAAAAAAGGCCATAGAGACGCCTTACTACTTAACATGGCCAATTCACTGATTCTGCACAAAAGAATCACCACAACACTTGCAAAGGCAAAAGCTTTAAGAGTTTTTGTCGAACCTATCATTACGAGATGTAAAGATAATACAACACATTCAAGAAGAATGGTCTTTGCTGACCTTCAAAATAAGAATGTAATCATTGAGTTATTTGACAACGTAGCCCCAAAAGTCGCAGACAGACCAGGTGGGTATTGCAGAATCATCAAAACTGGATTTAGAAAAGGTGACGGTGCAGAAACAGCTATGATCGAGCTTGTCGACTTCAATGATGTGATGAAGGCGAAAACAGCAACTACAAAAGCTGGTACTAGAAGAAGTAGAAGAAAAGGAGGAAGTGGAGATATAACTGGCGCAGGCGCTGTGGCAGGAGTGGCAACAGCATCAGCAGCAGCGGCAGTCGTTGCACCTGAAGTAATTGACGAAATTGCATCAAACGAAGAAGAATAA
- a CDS encoding DNA-directed RNA polymerase subunit alpha, translating into MNEYSKFSKPDKILLQKADDFDGVFEFKPLEPGFGQTIGNSLRRILLSSLEGYAISAVRIAGVDHEFSTIKGVVEDVVDIILNLKQVRLKPVVVSEDSDEEKLYVTISGKDKFLAGDIEAATNIFKVMNPDLYICTMEPNVTLEIEFTITKGRGYVPADENLPKDASIGVIPMDAIYTPVKKVAFKVENTRVGQRTDYEKMTIELKTDGTIHPEDALKEASRIMIQHLMLITDENITFNDSSSRQDDVVDEHILHMRKLLKTSLEDLDLSVRAYNCLKAAKINSLGEMVKFDMHELLKFRNFGKKSLVEIEELLQQKGLTFGMDLSKYKLDEE; encoded by the coding sequence ATAAATGAGTATTCTAAATTTTCAAAACCAGACAAGATCTTATTACAAAAAGCTGATGATTTTGATGGCGTTTTTGAATTTAAACCGTTGGAGCCTGGATTTGGACAGACTATAGGAAACTCACTCAGAAGAATACTTCTTTCATCATTGGAAGGTTATGCCATTTCTGCTGTGAGAATAGCAGGTGTGGATCATGAGTTTTCTACCATCAAAGGAGTTGTAGAAGATGTTGTTGATATTATCCTTAACCTCAAGCAGGTAAGACTAAAGCCTGTAGTGGTTTCTGAAGATTCAGATGAAGAGAAACTATATGTGACCATTTCAGGTAAAGATAAGTTTTTAGCCGGAGATATTGAGGCTGCAACCAATATTTTTAAGGTAATGAATCCGGACTTGTACATTTGTACTATGGAACCAAATGTAACCCTTGAAATCGAATTTACCATAACAAAGGGTCGTGGATATGTGCCTGCAGATGAGAATTTACCAAAAGATGCTTCTATCGGTGTGATACCAATGGATGCGATATATACTCCGGTCAAAAAAGTAGCTTTTAAAGTGGAGAATACGCGTGTCGGTCAGAGGACGGATTATGAAAAGATGACTATCGAGCTGAAAACAGACGGTACTATTCATCCGGAAGACGCTCTTAAAGAAGCTTCAAGAATAATGATTCAGCACCTTATGCTGATTACTGATGAAAATATCACATTCAATGATTCTTCATCTCGTCAGGATGATGTAGTAGATGAGCATATCCTTCACATGCGTAAATTGCTTAAGACATCTCTCGAAGACCTGGATCTATCCGTCAGAGCATACAATTGTCTGAAGGCAGCCAAGATCAATTCATTAGGTGAAATGGTCAAATTTGATATGCATGAACTTCTGAAATTCCGGAACTTTGGTAAGAAGTCCTTGGTAGAAATAGAAGAACTTTTACAACAAAAAGGTCTCACATTTGGAATGGACCTTTCTAAATATAAACTTGACGAAGAATAA
- the rpsD gene encoding 30S ribosomal protein S4 yields the protein MARYTGPTTKKARAFGEPIFGYDKAYEKRKYPPGQHGQMKKRKQRTDYAIELNEKQKAKYTYGVLERQFRNLFEKAAAKSGVTGEILLQLLESRLDNVVYRMGIAKTRRAARQLVTHRHIMVDGILCNIPSMLLKPGAVVSVRGKSRNIDIILSNVKAKKDGSKTYGWIEWNGDKMEGRYLAHPEREKIPENINEQLIVELYSK from the coding sequence ATGGCAAGATATACAGGTCCTACTACTAAGAAGGCAAGAGCATTTGGAGAACCGATTTTTGGTTATGATAAAGCTTATGAAAAAAGAAAATATCCTCCTGGCCAGCATGGCCAAATGAAAAAGCGTAAGCAAAGAACAGATTACGCCATAGAGCTCAATGAAAAGCAAAAAGCAAAGTATACTTATGGTGTATTGGAAAGACAGTTTAGAAATCTGTTTGAAAAAGCTGCTGCAAAATCAGGAGTAACGGGTGAAATATTACTTCAATTGCTGGAGTCAAGACTGGATAATGTAGTTTATCGTATGGGTATTGCTAAGACCAGAAGAGCAGCAAGGCAGTTAGTTACGCACAGACATATCATGGTGGATGGCATACTTTGTAATATTCCTTCCATGCTTTTGAAGCCAGGAGCTGTTGTGTCGGTAAGAGGAAAGTCAAGAAATATTGACATCATACTAAGTAATGTGAAGGCAAAGAAGGATGGTTCAAAGACCTACGGATGGATAGAATGGAATGGTGATAAAATGGAAGGAAGGTATCTTGCGCATCCTGAAAGGGAAAAAATCCCTGAAAACATAAACGAGCAACTTATTGTAGAATTATATTCTAAATAA
- the rpsK gene encoding 30S ribosomal protein S11, with the protein MAKGKKVSKKRVVKVESEGLAFIHASFNNIIISMCNRAGQVISWGSAGKSGFRGSKKNTPYAAQMAANGASQTAYEAGLRNVEVFVKGPGAGRESAIRAIDSSGIKVTRIKDMTPVPHNGCRPPKKRRV; encoded by the coding sequence ATGGCTAAAGGTAAAAAAGTCAGTAAAAAAAGGGTAGTGAAAGTCGAATCAGAAGGTTTGGCATTTATCCATGCTTCTTTCAATAATATCATCATATCTATGTGTAACAGAGCCGGTCAGGTTATATCTTGGGGTTCTGCAGGTAAGTCTGGTTTCAGAGGTAGTAAGAAGAATACACCATATGCTGCTCAGATGGCAGCAAACGGAGCATCCCAAACAGCGTATGAAGCTGGTTTAAGAAATGTGGAAGTTTTTGTAAAAGGTCCTGGAGCCGGTAGAGAATCTGCTATCAGAGCTATTGATTCTTCAGGAATCAAAGTCACAAGGATCAAAGATATGACACCTGTGCCTCACAATGGTTGCAGACCACCAAAGAAAAGAAGAGTTTAA
- the rpsM gene encoding 30S ribosomal protein S13, whose protein sequence is MARIAGVDLPRNKRGVIGLTYIYGIGPTLAKKILSSASVSEDTKVSDWSDENIKFISRFIQDEFKVEGELRSEVQLSIKRLMDIACYRGIRHRKGLPVRGQSTKTNARTRKGKKKTVANKKKATK, encoded by the coding sequence ATGGCACGTATCGCTGGTGTAGATTTACCAAGAAACAAAAGAGGAGTCATAGGCTTGACATATATCTATGGTATAGGTCCTACTTTGGCCAAAAAAATCCTGTCATCTGCAAGTGTATCTGAGGATACCAAAGTAAGTGACTGGTCGGATGAAAATATAAAATTCATTTCCAGATTTATTCAGGACGAATTCAAAGTGGAAGGTGAATTAAGAAGTGAGGTGCAATTAAGTATAAAAAGGCTTATGGATATCGCTTGTTATCGTGGGATTCGGCATAGAAAAGGCCTACCTGTGAGAGGGCAAAGCACTAAAACTAATGCCCGTACCAGAAAAGGTAAAAAGAAGACAGTAGCAAATAAAAAGAAAGCAACTAAATAA
- the rpmJ gene encoding 50S ribosomal protein L36 — protein MKVQASIKKRSVDCKIVRRKGKLYIINKKNPKFKQRQG, from the coding sequence ATGAAAGTACAGGCATCAATTAAAAAGCGATCAGTAGATTGCAAAATAGTTAGAAGAAAGGGGAAGCTTTATATTATAAATAAAAAGAACCCTAAATTTAAACAAAGACAAGGATAA
- the infA gene encoding translation initiation factor IF-1, which translates to MAKQDLIKLDGIIEEALSNAMFRVRLESGHLITATISGKMRMHYIRILPGDKVAVEMSPYDLSRGRINYRYK; encoded by the coding sequence ATGGCAAAACAAGACCTGATAAAACTCGACGGAATAATAGAAGAAGCCCTATCAAACGCAATGTTTAGGGTGAGACTGGAGAGTGGACACCTGATAACCGCCACAATCTCTGGAAAAATGAGAATGCATTATATCAGGATATTGCCGGGTGATAAAGTTGCTGTAGAAATGTCTCCTTACGACTTGTCAAGAGGTAGAATAAATTACAGATATAAATAA
- the map gene encoding type I methionyl aminopeptidase, producing MIYYKTNEEIELMRQSNLLVSKTLAHIAEILKVGKNSKQIDKTAEEFIRDHGGKPGFKGYRGFPATLCMSINDAVVHGIPSDRVFAETDIVSIDCGVLLNGFYGDAAFTFAFKNITPEVRRLLKVTRESLYKGISAAVIGNRVGDISFHIQHYCEKIHGYSIVRELVGHGVGRNLHEDPEVPNFGQRGKGPILKDGLVLAIEPMVNLGIRGVKQLNDGWTILTKDGKPSAHYEHSVAIRKDGPDILSDHSYIDDSIKKNEEIVDISINF from the coding sequence ATGATTTATTACAAGACAAATGAAGAAATAGAATTAATGAGGCAAAGCAATTTACTGGTAAGTAAAACGCTGGCACATATAGCTGAAATCCTAAAAGTAGGAAAAAACAGCAAACAAATTGATAAAACGGCTGAAGAGTTTATAAGGGATCATGGAGGGAAACCCGGTTTTAAAGGCTATCGGGGATTTCCGGCAACCTTGTGTATGTCAATCAATGATGCAGTAGTGCATGGCATTCCATCTGACAGGGTTTTTGCTGAAACAGACATAGTTTCTATTGATTGCGGTGTATTGCTTAATGGTTTTTATGGTGACGCTGCATTTACTTTCGCGTTCAAAAATATCACTCCCGAAGTCAGGAGATTACTTAAAGTAACAAGAGAATCTTTATACAAAGGTATATCTGCTGCAGTGATCGGAAATAGAGTAGGGGATATAAGTTTTCACATACAACATTATTGTGAAAAAATACATGGATACAGTATTGTGCGCGAATTGGTAGGTCATGGTGTAGGGCGCAATCTGCATGAGGATCCTGAAGTTCCTAATTTTGGACAGCGAGGCAAAGGCCCGATACTAAAAGATGGTTTAGTTCTTGCAATCGAACCGATGGTAAATTTGGGAATCAGAGGGGTAAAACAGCTTAATGATGGGTGGACCATCCTGACTAAAGACGGAAAGCCTTCTGCCCATTATGAACATAGTGTAGCGATACGAAAGGATGGACCCGATATACTCTCTGATCACTCTTATATTGATGATTCAATTAAAAAAAATGAAGAAATCGTGGATATCTCGATAAATTTTTAG
- the secY gene encoding preprotein translocase subunit SecY has translation MKKFIETLKNIWSIKELRDKITFTLIILAVFRLGSYIVLPGVNALALETASSGRKANDLLQLINTFTGGAFNQGSIFALGIMPYITASIIVQLLGFAVPYFQRLQQKEGESGRKRINQITRFLTVLITLVQGSGYILYLNTTPGAVDPSINPTVFWFTNMITLATGTIFCMWLGEKITDRGIGNGISLLIMVGIIAKLPQAFAAEVISQVTNNKWIPLILEFIVFFFIIIATILIVQGVRKIPIQAAKRMVGRTAGAPAAGANDFINLKLSAAGVMPIIFAQAIMFLPLTGAQWVTSNAGVQSDLLLKFNDPMSMAYNVVFFILIVIFTYVYTALIVNPQQYAEYLKRMNSFIPGVKPGQDTQDYIDTLTTRITLPGAIFIGLIAILPAIVAYAGVNVAFSYFFGGTSLLILVGVVLDTLQQIESYLLMRKYDGLVKSGRIQGRSSQGITIGAGM, from the coding sequence ATGAAAAAGTTTATTGAAACACTAAAAAATATTTGGAGTATTAAGGAGTTAAGAGATAAGATCACATTTACTCTTATCATCCTTGCAGTATTCAGATTAGGTTCTTATATTGTATTGCCTGGTGTAAATGCCTTGGCTTTGGAGACAGCATCATCAGGTAGAAAAGCGAATGACTTACTCCAGCTGATTAACACTTTTACAGGAGGTGCGTTCAATCAGGGTTCCATATTTGCTTTGGGTATCATGCCATATATTACTGCTTCTATCATCGTGCAGTTATTGGGTTTTGCAGTACCTTATTTCCAGAGATTACAGCAAAAAGAAGGTGAATCAGGTAGAAAAAGAATTAATCAGATCACCCGGTTTCTTACAGTGCTAATTACTCTCGTCCAAGGTAGCGGATACATTTTATATCTCAACACTACACCGGGAGCAGTGGATCCAAGCATCAACCCAACTGTATTTTGGTTTACGAATATGATTACGCTTGCCACAGGAACAATATTCTGTATGTGGTTGGGTGAAAAAATTACTGATAGAGGTATCGGTAATGGTATTTCCCTTCTGATTATGGTGGGTATTATCGCTAAATTGCCTCAGGCTTTCGCAGCTGAAGTTATATCGCAAGTCACAAACAACAAGTGGATACCGTTAATACTTGAATTTATCGTATTCTTCTTCATAATCATTGCCACTATATTAATTGTGCAAGGTGTTAGAAAAATTCCTATTCAGGCTGCAAAAAGAATGGTAGGTCGTACTGCAGGAGCACCAGCAGCTGGTGCAAATGACTTTATTAATCTAAAGTTGAGTGCTGCAGGAGTAATGCCTATTATCTTTGCTCAGGCGATTATGTTTTTGCCTCTTACAGGCGCACAATGGGTTACCAGCAATGCAGGAGTTCAGTCTGATCTGTTATTGAAGTTTAATGACCCGATGTCTATGGCTTATAATGTGGTGTTTTTTATACTGATAGTAATTTTCACTTACGTTTATACTGCTTTGATTGTAAATCCGCAACAATATGCGGAGTATCTAAAGAGGATGAACTCTTTTATACCAGGCGTAAAACCAGGTCAGGATACTCAGGATTATATCGACACTTTAACCACAAGAATTACACTTCCGGGAGCTATCTTTATTGGGTTGATCGCGATTTTACCAGCAATAGTAGCTTACGCCGGTGTGAATGTCGCATTTTCGTATTTTTTTGGAGGCACTTCATTATTGATCTTAGTCGGTGTTGTGTTGGATACTTTACAACAAATAGAGAGTTATCTGCTAATGAGAAAATATGACGGACTTGTCAAATCAGGAAGAATTCAGGGTAGAAGTAGCCAGGGTATCACGATAGGAGCAGGAATGTAA
- the rplO gene encoding 50S ribosomal protein L15 codes for MKLHNLTPAAGSVKKEKGRLGRGEGSGSGGTASKGHKGAKARSGFKSKRAFEGGQMPIQMRLPKRGFKNINQVSYVAINVSRLQEIHDNYGLTDITKVALYNEGIINRGEKVKILGNGELTAKLNVTVDAYSASAKSKIEAAGGSVNA; via the coding sequence ATGAAATTACATAATTTGACGCCTGCTGCAGGATCTGTAAAAAAAGAAAAAGGCAGGCTTGGACGTGGTGAAGGATCAGGTTCAGGTGGCACAGCATCCAAAGGACATAAAGGTGCAAAAGCCAGATCAGGTTTCAAAAGTAAGAGGGCTTTTGAAGGAGGTCAGATGCCTATACAGATGCGTCTTCCAAAGAGGGGTTTCAAAAATATCAATCAGGTTTCATATGTAGCAATCAATGTTTCCAGGTTACAGGAGATTCATGACAATTATGGTCTGACAGATATTACCAAGGTTGCCTTGTATAATGAGGGTATCATCAACAGAGGAGAAAAAGTTAAGATTTTGGGAAATGGAGAACTTACTGCCAAGCTTAATGTTACGGTTGATGCATATTCTGCAAGTGCAAAGAGTAAAATAGAAGCTGCAGGCGGTTCTGTCAATGCATAA
- the rpmD gene encoding 50S ribosomal protein L30, with amino-acid sequence MGNIKITQVKSTIDRSKRQKATIECLGIKKLNQTVVKEANPQIMGMVAKVAHLIKIEHC; translated from the coding sequence ATGGGAAATATCAAAATCACTCAAGTTAAGAGTACTATTGACAGAAGTAAGCGCCAAAAAGCAACAATTGAATGTTTAGGGATAAAAAAGCTCAATCAGACAGTTGTAAAAGAGGCAAACCCTCAGATTATGGGTATGGTGGCTAAAGTTGCCCATCTCATAAAAATTGAGCATTGTTGA
- the rpsE gene encoding 30S ribosomal protein S5, translated as MSAPVKVNQQAESELKEKLVNLSRVAKVTKGGRTFSFSALVVVGDRNGSVGHGLGKALDVSESIQKAVQDAKKNMVKVALNKGTIPHEQKGKYGAGKVLIKPAADGTGVIAGGAMRAVLEMAGIHNVLAKSQGSSNPHNVVKATIDALTKIRDSKEIARNRGIDLKKVFED; from the coding sequence ATGTCAGCACCAGTAAAAGTAAATCAACAAGCCGAATCTGAACTGAAAGAAAAGCTAGTAAACCTTTCAAGAGTTGCAAAGGTAACTAAAGGGGGTCGTACCTTCAGTTTTTCTGCTCTTGTTGTGGTAGGTGATCGCAATGGAAGTGTAGGTCATGGTCTTGGGAAAGCATTGGATGTATCTGAGTCTATACAGAAGGCAGTACAAGATGCAAAAAAGAACATGGTTAAAGTAGCTTTAAATAAAGGTACTATACCTCACGAACAAAAAGGTAAGTATGGAGCTGGAAAGGTATTGATTAAGCCTGCTGCTGACGGTACAGGAGTAATAGCCGGTGGAGCCATGCGAGCGGTGTTGGAAATGGCAGGTATTCATAATGTATTAGCTAAATCACAAGGATCTTCAAACCCTCATAATGTTGTTAAAGCTACTATAGATGCCTTAACAAAAATTAGAGATTCAAAAGAAATTGCAAGAAATCGTGGTATTGATTTGAAAAAAGTATTTGAAGACTAA
- a CDS encoding 50S ribosomal protein L18 — translation MDSKLYNRTRVKYRIRKKVSGVSQKPRLSVFRSNKEIYCQLIDDVNGVTIAAASSKGLKVAGTKITVAAEVGKILASKAKAAGIEKIVFDRGGYLYHGRVKSLADGAREGGLIF, via the coding sequence ATGGACAGTAAATTATATAATAGGACAAGAGTCAAATATAGAATCAGAAAAAAGGTTAGCGGTGTCAGCCAAAAGCCAAGATTGTCTGTATTTAGAAGCAATAAAGAGATTTATTGCCAGTTAATTGATGATGTAAATGGAGTAACAATTGCTGCCGCATCATCAAAAGGACTAAAAGTAGCTGGTACAAAAATTACCGTCGCTGCAGAGGTAGGTAAGATTCTTGCTTCAAAAGCAAAAGCTGCCGGAATTGAAAAAATAGTTTTTGACCGAGGCGGATACTTGTATCATGGCAGAGTTAAGTCTTTGGCTGATGGAGCCAGAGAAGGTGGTTTAATTTTTTAA